One window from the genome of bacterium encodes:
- a CDS encoding MotA/TolQ/ExbB proton channel family protein yields the protein MWPLLGCSLVALAVTIDRAIFWVRETARRNRRLVEEVLSLAEREAYDEIREKVRGSRDYVVRVLVSGIVHREFSLSAAMEVAAKEQMERMRRGLAVLDTLVTVAPMLGILGTVTGLIKAFDLLGSSGFQDPRVVTIGVAEALITTVAGLVIAVPCVISYNYFQKRAEQAANEMETYGTSLEIVHSKNRHQGNSTGLFHVHPGTEPQRVP from the coding sequence ATGTGGCCATTGCTGGGGTGTTCGCTGGTAGCTCTGGCAGTGACCATAGACAGGGCCATCTTCTGGGTAAGGGAGACCGCCAGGAGAAACAGGCGCCTGGTGGAGGAGGTGCTTTCCCTGGCCGAGCGGGAGGCATATGACGAGATAAGGGAAAAGGTGCGCGGAAGCCGTGATTACGTGGTGCGGGTGTTGGTTAGCGGCATTGTGCATAGGGAGTTTTCCCTCTCTGCGGCCATGGAGGTGGCGGCCAAGGAGCAGATGGAGAGAATGAGGAGGGGGTTGGCCGTTTTGGACACACTGGTGACCGTGGCCCCCATGTTGGGCATCTTGGGCACGGTCACAGGCTTGATAAAAGCCTTTGATCTACTGGGCAGTTCGGGATTCCAGGATCCTAGAGTGGTTACCATCGGGGTTGCAGAGGCTTTGATAACTACCGTGGCCGGCCTGGTGATAGCAGTGCCCTGTGTGATTTCTTATAACTACTTCCAGAAACGTGCCGAACAGGCAGCCAACGAGATGGAGACCTATGGGACCTCCCTGGAAATAGTCCACAGCAAGAATCGTCATCAGGGAAACAGCACCGGCCTTTTCCATGTCCACCCAGGGACCGAGCCGCAGAGGGTGCCGTGA
- a CDS encoding ABC transporter ATP-binding protein: MANGVWFRYRKEWVLQDVSVQVARGEILGILGPNASGKTTLLGVLQGILKPERGRVLLEGQDIQTMSRKKVAKTLAVVPQETILTQSFTVLEMALMGRHPHLSMMGFEGDEDRAIAWASLEKAGCSHLAQRDVNELSGGERQRVLVARALTQQPRVFLLDEPTAYLDLKHQMELVELLGRLHSQEGLTVVWVSHDLNLASVVCHRLLLLKEGKVRALGPPQEVITQQTILDVYGARVYVDMDPVTGAPRITPYLDGLGARGEKGKTA; the protein is encoded by the coding sequence ATGGCAAATGGCGTGTGGTTTCGTTATCGTAAAGAATGGGTACTACAGGACGTGTCTGTTCAGGTGGCCAGGGGGGAGATACTGGGCATCTTGGGACCCAATGCTTCTGGCAAGACAACACTGCTGGGAGTGCTGCAGGGTATCCTCAAACCTGAAAGGGGAAGGGTCCTCCTGGAGGGTCAGGATATCCAAACCATGTCAAGGAAAAAAGTGGCCAAGACTCTGGCAGTGGTGCCCCAGGAGACCATCTTGACACAGTCTTTTACAGTCCTGGAAATGGCCCTCATGGGCAGGCATCCACACCTGAGCATGATGGGCTTCGAAGGGGATGAAGACAGGGCTATCGCCTGGGCCAGCCTAGAGAAGGCAGGCTGTTCCCACCTGGCACAAAGAGACGTCAACGAGCTTAGCGGAGGAGAGAGGCAGAGGGTATTGGTGGCTAGGGCTTTGACTCAGCAGCCCAGGGTTTTTCTCCTGGACGAGCCCACGGCGTACCTGGATCTCAAACATCAAATGGAGCTTGTGGAACTGCTGGGAAGGCTCCACAGCCAAGAAGGCCTGACAGTGGTTTGGGTTTCCCATGATCTCAACTTGGCCTCTGTTGTCTGCCACAGACTTCTGCTCTTAAAAGAGGGGAAGGTTCGAGCCTTGGGCCCTCCCCAAGAGGTAATCACGCAGCAAACCATTCTGGATGTATATGGGGCTCGGGTTTATGTGGACATGGATCCCGTGACTGGAGCTCCCAGGATCACCCCTTATCTGGATGGCTTGGGGGCGCGGGGGGAGAAGGGGAAAACAGCATGA
- a CDS encoding iron ABC transporter permease: protein MSFVRPGPVTLKGIIFWTLLGTVAVALAGILALGTGPTPLAWKGVLGEILGVGLPGWSLDSTERSILLEIRLPRVLLTGIVGMGLAVSGVVLQSLLRNPLAEPFVLGISSGAALGALSSMALATGFLSLTTPLAAFLGAMGTMALVLGIAGGMGRLEMTRVLLTGVIVNAFFTSLIMLVLSLSRAEQLHSMMFWLYGDLSGAKYSQAGIVGPWALGALVILWSQARSLNLLGLGERTALQLGVQVERSKFLLLIVTALLTGLVVSVSGLIGFVGLIVPHLMRMLLGPDHRLLLPMGALGGAVFLILADVLARTLMSPAEVPVGVITAALGAPFFILLLRTRGARWNPS, encoded by the coding sequence ATGTCTTTTGTGAGGCCAGGCCCGGTAACCTTGAAGGGGATCATATTCTGGACTCTCTTGGGTACAGTGGCGGTGGCCCTGGCCGGGATCCTGGCTCTGGGCACCGGACCCACTCCGCTTGCCTGGAAAGGGGTCTTGGGGGAGATTCTTGGGGTGGGGCTGCCAGGCTGGTCTTTGGATTCCACAGAAAGGTCTATACTTCTGGAGATCCGCCTTCCCAGGGTGCTTCTCACTGGAATCGTTGGCATGGGACTTGCGGTTTCCGGAGTGGTGCTCCAATCCCTGCTTCGCAACCCTTTGGCTGAACCTTTTGTACTGGGAATCTCCAGCGGTGCTGCCCTCGGAGCCCTTAGTTCCATGGCTCTCGCAACAGGATTTCTTTCCTTGACCACACCTCTGGCGGCCTTCCTGGGAGCCATGGGCACAATGGCTTTGGTGCTGGGCATTGCGGGAGGGATGGGAAGACTGGAGATGACCAGGGTGCTGCTGACCGGAGTGATAGTAAATGCCTTTTTCACTTCCCTGATAATGCTGGTATTGAGCCTGAGCCGGGCCGAACAGCTTCACTCCATGATGTTTTGGCTTTATGGGGACCTGAGCGGAGCCAAGTACTCCCAAGCAGGTATTGTGGGCCCGTGGGCCTTGGGGGCTCTGGTCATCCTTTGGAGTCAGGCCCGCAGCCTGAACCTTCTGGGCCTGGGGGAGCGGACGGCTTTGCAGTTGGGAGTTCAGGTGGAAAGAAGCAAATTTCTGCTTCTCATCGTCACGGCCTTGCTCACAGGCTTGGTGGTGAGCGTCAGCGGTCTGATAGGATTTGTGGGGCTCATAGTGCCCCACCTTATGCGCATGCTGCTGGGTCCAGACCACAGGCTCCTTCTACCAATGGGAGCCTTGGGTGGAGCGGTTTTCCTCATATTGGCGGATGTCCTGGCCAGAACCCTCATGTCTCCTGCCGAGGTGCCGGTGGGTGTGATCACTGCAGCCCTAGGGGCTCCATTTTTCATCCTTCTACTTCGCACAAGGGGGGCCAGGTGGAACCCCTCTTAA
- a CDS encoding cobalamin-binding protein: MLGSSAKAAILGLIFTFLSTAEPVYGFSLELRDEAGRRVQISMLPRRIVALAPSITECLFALGLDQEVVGVTEHTNFPPQAASRPKVGSYVHLQLEAIVALKPDLVLATRDGNPREQIRRLEELGLTVFVLDPRSLEGLFSTLLSLGELFGRREEAADLVSRMREKMEGVRQRIGTRPRPRVLLQVGAQPLVVAGSDTLQDHLIGLAGGENVASSLGRGYLMLSWERVMTLAPQVIIISSMADTRAAEGEKKRWKRWKDIPAVKNGRIHVMDGDLIDRPSPRIIEGLEKMALIIHPELWAEVGSRN; this comes from the coding sequence TTGTTGGGGTCTTCTGCCAAAGCAGCCATCTTGGGATTAATCTTTACCTTTTTATCTACAGCAGAGCCCGTATACGGCTTTTCTTTGGAGCTCAGGGACGAGGCCGGCCGAAGGGTGCAAATATCCATGCTCCCGAGGAGAATCGTGGCCCTTGCCCCCAGTATTACCGAGTGCCTCTTCGCCCTTGGTCTGGATCAGGAGGTAGTGGGTGTAACAGAGCATACGAATTTCCCACCCCAAGCAGCCTCCAGGCCCAAAGTGGGCTCTTACGTGCACCTGCAGCTTGAGGCCATAGTGGCCTTGAAACCAGATCTGGTATTGGCCACCCGTGATGGAAACCCCAGGGAGCAGATCAGGAGGCTTGAAGAATTGGGGCTCACGGTATTTGTGTTGGATCCCAGATCTCTGGAAGGTCTTTTCAGTACATTGTTGAGCCTGGGAGAGTTGTTCGGGCGCCGGGAAGAGGCGGCAGATCTGGTGTCGCGCATGCGGGAGAAGATGGAGGGGGTAAGACAAAGGATTGGAACCAGGCCAAGACCCCGGGTGCTTCTCCAGGTGGGAGCCCAGCCCCTCGTAGTGGCTGGCTCTGACACCCTCCAAGACCACCTCATCGGGCTTGCTGGAGGAGAAAATGTGGCCAGCAGTCTGGGTCGTGGGTATCTCATGTTGAGCTGGGAGAGGGTAATGACCCTTGCGCCCCAGGTGATAATCATCTCCTCCATGGCCGATACAAGAGCTGCGGAGGGAGAAAAGAAAAGGTGGAAAAGGTGGAAAGACATACCTGCGGTAAAAAACGGCCGCATCCATGTGATGGATGGGGATCTCATAGACAGGCCCTCTCCGAGGATAATAGAGGGTCTGGAAAAAATGGCTTTGATCATCCACCCGGAGCTTTGGGCTGAGGTGGGCTCAAGAAACTGA